The Thiothrix subterranea genome has a segment encoding these proteins:
- the nifL gene encoding nitrogen fixation negative regulator NifL, giving the protein MHKPSTSFAEHYADLSRIAGFEHVTPGLSLQAILETVEQAPVAISITDTRANILYVNSAFEELTGYSRDEICGQNESVLSCKTTPLELYRTLWRTIQSGKEWRGTLINRNKAGERYLAEVTIAPVLDAQRNITNFLGMHRDISVIHNLEQQLKHQKILSDTIFDLAPAIVVLLDSNRNILMDNKAYKRLKVEFGAIEPIHLFLDALKDRLPSLDGETFDNFHDVQVRFDAPNGNECWFTLSGIHVEELDDAAKNYFALTNSGGHYLLLVATDITTRKAELERARIQHLKVQMAEQELTSSIRETLAGAIFQLETPLNVIQAALVMPPSSTEALYPVLQQVLESSYRAINAMRMAIPRAEHGTYSLVNINQVLKDLLIIATDRMLSEGVVVDWRPEPVLPALMGNEASVRRMFNYLLDNALLALHEAGRVHRELRIHTRLHDDSISVEITDNGIGIPPALRLKVFEPFHSGWKRGNGNVGMGLCMAQEIVNNHDGSISIDPDYPNGCRIRVNLPLKASNGGME; this is encoded by the coding sequence ATGCACAAGCCAAGCACCTCGTTCGCCGAACACTACGCCGACCTCTCCCGCATTGCCGGATTCGAGCATGTGACCCCCGGCTTATCGCTGCAAGCCATCCTCGAAACCGTGGAGCAAGCCCCGGTTGCGATTTCCATTACCGACACCCGCGCCAATATCCTCTACGTGAACAGCGCGTTTGAGGAATTAACCGGCTATTCCCGCGACGAGATTTGCGGGCAAAACGAATCGGTACTGTCCTGTAAAACCACCCCGCTGGAACTTTACCGCACCCTGTGGCGCACCATCCAAAGCGGCAAAGAATGGCGCGGTACGCTGATTAACCGCAACAAAGCGGGCGAACGCTACCTCGCCGAAGTCACCATTGCGCCCGTGCTGGATGCGCAGCGCAATATCACCAATTTCCTCGGAATGCACCGCGACATATCGGTGATCCACAACCTCGAACAACAACTCAAACACCAAAAAATCCTTTCCGACACCATTTTCGACCTTGCCCCCGCCATCGTGGTATTGCTCGACAGCAACCGCAATATTTTGATGGATAACAAAGCCTACAAACGCCTCAAAGTCGAATTCGGGGCAATCGAACCCATCCACCTATTCCTCGACGCGCTTAAAGATCGCCTGCCCTCCCTCGACGGTGAAACCTTCGACAATTTCCACGATGTGCAAGTCCGTTTCGACGCACCCAATGGCAACGAATGCTGGTTCACCCTCTCCGGCATCCACGTCGAAGAACTCGACGATGCTGCCAAAAACTATTTCGCCCTAACCAACAGCGGCGGGCATTACCTGCTGTTGGTTGCCACCGACATCACTACCCGCAAAGCCGAGCTGGAACGCGCCCGCATCCAACACCTCAAAGTGCAAATGGCAGAACAAGAACTCACCAGCAGCATCCGCGAAACCCTTGCAGGCGCGATTTTCCAACTGGAAACTCCGCTCAATGTGATCCAAGCCGCCCTGGTCATGCCGCCCTCTTCCACCGAAGCCTTGTACCCGGTGCTGCAACAAGTACTGGAATCGTCCTACCGCGCCATCAATGCCATGCGCATGGCAATCCCCAGAGCCGAACACGGCACGTATTCCTTGGTAAACATCAATCAGGTACTCAAAGACTTACTGATTATTGCGACTGACCGGATGCTTTCCGAAGGCGTGGTTGTCGATTGGCGACCTGAACCTGTCCTGCCTGCGCTCATGGGCAATGAAGCCTCAGTGCGGCGTATGTTCAATTACCTGCTCGACAATGCCCTGCTCGCACTGCACGAAGCCGGGCGGGTACACCGCGAATTGCGCATTCACACCCGTTTGCACGACGACAGCATTAGCGTAGAAATCACCGACAACGGCATTGGCATTCCCCCCGCGCTACGCCTGAAAGTGTTTGAACCCTTCCACAGCGGCTGGAAACGCGGCAATGGCAATGTCGGCATGGGCTTGTGCATGGCGCAAGAAATCGTCAACAACCACGACGGCAGCATCAGCATCGACCCCGATTACCCCAACGGTTGCCGTATCCGTGTCAACTTGCCCCTAAAAGCCAGCAACGGGGGGATGGAATGA
- the rsxB gene encoding electron transport complex subunit RsxB, with translation MTAILILMTLGLLLGGLLGLAGQYFKVEGNPLQEEIESLLPGSQCGQCGFPGCSPAAEAIANGAAPVTACPPGGKALAEMLAGKLGVSVDLSGVADKGPMIAYVHENLCIGCTKCFKRCPTDAILGSSKQIHAVFADACTGCEKCFEVCPTECIEMRPLTHTVQTWYWPSPAVGGIA, from the coding sequence ATGACTGCGATTCTGATTCTGATGACCTTGGGGTTGTTGCTGGGCGGGCTATTAGGGCTGGCAGGCCAGTATTTCAAGGTGGAAGGCAACCCGTTACAGGAAGAAATTGAATCACTGTTGCCCGGTTCGCAATGTGGGCAGTGCGGCTTTCCCGGTTGCAGCCCTGCGGCGGAGGCGATTGCGAATGGTGCAGCGCCCGTGACTGCTTGCCCACCCGGTGGCAAGGCGTTGGCTGAAATGCTGGCGGGGAAACTGGGGGTGAGTGTTGACCTTTCCGGCGTGGCGGACAAGGGGCCGATGATTGCGTATGTGCATGAAAACTTGTGCATTGGCTGTACCAAGTGCTTTAAGCGTTGTCCGACGGATGCGATTTTGGGCAGTTCCAAGCAGATTCATGCGGTGTTTGCGGATGCTTGCACGGGTTGTGAGAAGTGCTTTGAGGTTTGCCCGACGGAATGTATTGAAATGCGCCCGCTGACGCATACGGTGCAAACGTGGTATTGGCCGAGTCCGGCGGTGGGTGGCATCGCCTGA
- the rsxA gene encoding electron transport complex subunit RsxA, with protein sequence MEYFMILLGTVLVNNVVLVKFLGLCPFMGVSKQIDSAIGMGMATTFVLTLASVAGWMLEHWVLQPFDLGFLRILSFILVIAATVQFTEMVIKKVSPALYQVLGIFLPLITTNCAVLGVALLNVQEQHSFLQTLLYGFGSAVGFTLVLVIFAGLRERLALAQVPAAFGGLPIAFIVAGLLSLAFMGFAGLASQ encoded by the coding sequence ATGGAATATTTCATGATCTTGCTCGGTACGGTACTGGTGAACAACGTGGTGTTGGTCAAGTTCCTTGGCCTGTGCCCATTCATGGGCGTTTCCAAGCAGATTGATTCGGCGATTGGCATGGGCATGGCGACCACCTTCGTACTGACGCTGGCTTCGGTGGCGGGCTGGATGCTGGAACATTGGGTGTTACAGCCGTTTGACCTAGGTTTTCTGCGGATTTTGTCGTTTATTTTGGTGATTGCGGCGACGGTGCAGTTTACCGAAATGGTGATTAAGAAAGTGTCGCCTGCGCTGTATCAGGTGTTGGGGATTTTCTTGCCGCTGATTACCACCAATTGCGCGGTACTGGGCGTGGCTCTGCTGAATGTCCAGGAGCAGCACAGTTTTCTGCAAACCTTGCTGTATGGCTTTGGGTCGGCGGTGGGGTTTACTTTGGTGCTGGTGATTTTTGCGGGTTTGCGGGAACGGCTGGCGTTGGCGCAAGTGCCAGCGGCGTTTGGCGGGTTGCCGATTGCGTTCATTGTTGCCGGGTTGCTGTCGCTGGCGTTTATGGGTTTTGCGGGGCTGGCGAGCCAATAG